The following coding sequences are from one Triplophysa dalaica isolate WHDGS20190420 chromosome 12, ASM1584641v1, whole genome shotgun sequence window:
- the snrnp48 gene encoding U11/U12 small nuclear ribonucleoprotein 48 kDa protein — protein MCDASFSSALQERVQCLQELADFTETCQAELKDLFEALGWSPEADTHADQMDVCPYNPNHTVQRDRMEKHKSACRLRQLGYTKEEQAEMCDPSVCYENTTIPSIIMDKETMQQVILQARANVLPMGSTHAQSDYSTDAPDVPHNHKRALCDLTAADRLALYDHVIQEANQQSARRQPNNEDLYVDLVAKLKRDDDQSEPKSHLEVLAEMRDYRRRRQSYRAKNVHITKKSYTEVIRDVIDVHSGELARVWQEEKEESKASQQSSHRHASETDRSASVESRDSRISSRNEQGRKRHRKRSRERENKSKSKRDSHSPGVKRHHKKKKKHKS, from the exons ATGTGTGACGCGTCTTTCTCATCGGCTCTGCAGGAGCGCGTGCAGTGTTTGCAGGAACTCGCAGACTTCACAGAAACGTGTCAAGCGGAACTGAAGGATTTGTTCGAGGCTTTGGGATGGAGTCCGGAGGCGGACACACATGCAGATCAG ATGGACGTGTGCCCATACAATCCGAATCACACAGTTCAAAGGGACAGGATGGAGAAACACAAGTCTGCATGTCGACTCCGTCAGCTGGGATACACAAAAGAGGAGCAG GCTGAAATGTGTGATCCTTCAGTTTGCTATGAGAACACAACCATTCCTTCCATAATTATGG ATAAAGAGACAATGCAGCAAGTCATTCTTCAGGCCCGGGCTAATGTGCTTCCTATGGGATCTACGCATGCACAAA GTGATTATTCTACAGATGCCCCTGATGTACCTCACAATCATAAACGTGCGTTATGTGACCTCACAGCGGCCGACCGATTGGCTCTTTATGATCACGTGATACAAGAAGCCAATCAACAGAGTGCAAGAAGACAACCCAACAATGAGGATCTTTACGTGGATCTTGTTGCTAAACTTAAAAGAG ATGATGACCAGAGTGAGCCAAAGTCTCATCTGGAGGTCTTGGCTGAAATGAGGGACTACAGGAGACGCAGACAGTCTTACAGAGCAAAAAACGTTCACATCACCAAAAAGTCCTACACGGAG gTAATTCGGGACGTGATTGATGTTCACTCTGGAGAGCTAGCCAGGGTTTGGCAGGAAGAGAAGGAGGAGTCCAAAGCATCACAGCAGTCCTCTCACAG ACATGCATCTGAGACGGACCGATCGGCATCTGTTGAGTCACGTGACTCTCGTATTAGCTCCCGAAATGAGCAGGGGCGCAAACGGCACCGTAAACGCAGTCGAGAGAGGGAGAACAAGAGTAAGAGTAAAAG GGATTCCCACTCTCCAGGTGTAAAGAGACaccacaagaaaaaaaagaaacataagtcttga